The genome window GGGAAACCCTGAGCACacgctgtgggggtgggggcatgcAGAGGAGTGGCATGGTAAGTCTTCCTCTAGAAGGGGCACGGCACCAGATGCGTCAGTCTTTATCAGACATCTGAGCACCCCGGCCTGTGATCAAGGACAGTGGATGCAGCTAGAGTTGGGCCAGGGAAGCACTGGAGATCCTGACTCACACACAGCCCGTCTCCATCTCTCTCCTGCACTTAACTGGGTTTGAAGCTGCTGCTTCTAACATGAAGAAGCAGTGAAGGTCTGCTGGGAAAACCGCCTGTCATGTAGTAATTAggattcaggagacttgggtgggGAAAACAAATTCTAAGCGACAGTCATCTCAAAAAACTCAAGATGCAGTGGCTGCAGACACAGCCAAAGGGCAGCTTGTACCTCGGCCGGGGTGTAAAGGGCTGCCAGCCGCCTATTGATCTCTCCTGTCACACCCGAGCACAGCGCCAACAAATCACtgtcagcagcagcatctttgaaCGCAGAGGACAGCAGTCTGTGCTCGCACCTTGGGACCTTCTTCCTGCGACTACTGGGAGGATGAGTGGAAGAGAACACTGATTTATTGATTAAAGGCATAATCAACGGAGGAGTCAATGGAGCTCAGCACTTAAGAGCCTGATCAAATAGCAGTGGGAACGGTTATTCTGGTTGCAGCCACTCCCCGAGTCACCCGGGCAAATCACAGAACTTCTTCGTCTCAGGCTTCAGCATCTGCAAAAGGGCACTGCCTTGTTCAGTGACCACAAAGGGAAATCAAGGCGGAAGtgtgatcctgctgctgctgctgctaagttgcttcagtgtccgactctgtgcaaccccatagacggcagcccaccaggctcccccgtccttgggattttccaggcaagaatactggagagggttgccattcccttctccattacatgaaagtgaaaagtgaaagtgaactcgctcagtcgtgtccgactcttagcgaccccatggactgcagcctaccaggcttctctgtccatgggattttccaggcaagagtactggagtgggctgccattaccttctccgagtGTGATCCTACGGGAGAGGAAATGATCCCAGAAATCTTTGCATCTGTGCTCATCCCAGAGGGACTCAGGAGAGGATGTGAGGCAGGCTTGGCCCAGTTCAAAGATTAGGTCCTCCTAACGAGACGTCTTTAACAAGTAGGCAGCATGTTCCCTTTCTCAGAATACAGATACCTCAAGGGGTCTCAAGTACACTGAaagtgtgtctgtgctcagtcgcttcagtcgtgtctgactcttcacgaccctatgaactgtagcctgccaggctcctctgtccatgggattctccaggcaagaatactggagtgggttgccatgcccctctccaggggatcttcctgaccagggatcaaacccacgtctcttagttctcctaaattggcaggcatgtaagcgccacctgggaagccccactgaaaGTGAGAGCCATACAAACCTAATGTCTGAAAAGTGAAGAGGCTAGTTTTAGATGAAATATACCCTGTGCCTCTGAGACACAGCAGACACAGAGCATGGCTGTGACGTATATACTAAAAGATCCACGCCTCTCCACAATATATGGACAGAATACCTATTTGTCTGGTTTGGAATCATGCAGACCTGCTCTatggaaaaagattttcttatcttctgctttttctcttaAATCTAGAAATATAGTAATTGGGAATTTTTAAGGTATCCTGCAAAGCAATTGATCCAGACCCAGCTTTAGAAACTACAGAGCAATCACCATTTTCCTTTGGAATCTCACGAAGAAGTGGTGAAGGCATCAGGAACACAGGTCCCTCAATGTGTCTTAAAGAAGAAATGCTTTTTTTCAATGCAATAAAAATCTGAGATTTTGCAGTTTTGAATTTGgtctacttcttcctttctgtaaGACAAATTCATAATGCAAAAAAATACAGTTTAACATACTGTGAAGGCTAATTCTGTGAAGCAGCTTGGCTAGGCCACAGTACTGAGGTTTTTGGTCAAACATTCTAGATGCTTCTGCAAGGGTATTTGtaagatgagattaacatttaaaccaGCAGATTTCGAGTAAGGCAAAATTACTCTCCAATAATGTGGCTGGATTTCATGCAATCAGTTGAAAACTTCATTAGGAGAAAACTGACCTGCCCAGGAGGAAAAATTCCGCTGGAGACTGCCTTTGGATTCAAATTACAATTCTTCCCCCAGGTCTTCATCAGCCAACCCTGTAAATTTTGGTCTTGGCAGCCTCCACAATTCTGTTACccagttctttaaaataaaagcccCCCACTTTCCCATAGACAGACAGactgacatgcacacacacacacaccctcttggctctgtttctctggagaaccctaataccCATACTGTGgtaatatttggagaaggaaatggcaacccactccagtgttcttgcctggagaatcccatggacggagaagcctggtaggctgcagtccatggggtcgcacagagtcggacacgactgaagtgacttggcagcaggcagcagcagcagtggtaataTTAACACTCTTCACCAGTATTTCTGGTTTCTTCTTCTTCAAGGTCCATGATTACACTTTCCTGAAAAAGTAAGGCAAACCGTGGTCACGTAACTTGCTTTGACTAATGAGATGGGAGTGGGAGTGACCTGTGACTCCCAAGCAGAAGCATTTAAGAGCCAGGCATCATGCTATCCACTCTTCCCCCAGGGCACAGAGCCTTGAGTCATGTTGAGGTGGCGGAAACATAAGATGTGCACCCTATGCCTGGGCCCCCAGGTGACCTCATGAGCGGAGTCTCACCTGCGAGCCCCTGTGGTTGCACAGCACGAGTGGAAATCATTTATTTGTTTCAAACCACTGGAATTTGAGGGTTGTTTATGATTGACACAccgcctggaaaaaaaaaaaaaaaagttgtccagTATCCTAGCATTATCCACTCAACCAGCTgattacaattttttattttcttcattattacaAGTTCAGTAGGACTTCAGTAAACACTGAATAGTGATTTGGAATGTTGTATGCACATAATGGTAGTAAAGCCGTctctctaaaattattttatgtaaacttTTCACCAACTGGCCTCTTCTTTAATCCAAATTATTGGTAGAATATTTTGCCAAACCCACGGGCATCCACTCCATTATAAAACTTGGAATAAATGGAGTCCATATGGATTTGACAATTTTGTAAACAAGACCTCGAAAACTAGTCTATTCCAACTGCACCaatgttttatgattttatgaAGATCCTAGAATATATCCACCTTCTATCTGCTATAACTCCCAAATTACTACTAAGAAGAGACAATCTTTTAGTGAGACAGATGACTCAAAACTGAAAATCTGGCTTTcactagatgaaaaaaaaaaaaaagagtatgaagACAGGAATTTGAACCATATGGGCCTGTGAGGAAACGGGATGAACAGATGGAGATAATCAGATTTCAAAATTATCTAGTCCTGAGGTTATCTGGAATTCAAGATATGAACATATAGTTGAGATGATCAAATCCATCTAAAGTgctcagattttaaaagaattctcaAACACTTGGTTCAATTAAAAGAAAGGAGAGTGCCATTTTTCTCCCATAAACACCTAAACCTACAAACTTAGTATGGAGAGCATGAACAGGGTCACGTTTATTGATACTTCACTATCCCCACAGGGCCTAGCACAGTGCCAGCCCACACTTACCGTTCAATACACGTGACTTCTACCACTTCCTCCTAACCCACTGCCTGGCCCCTTCTCCCATCTCCTAAATGAGGGAATCAGGCTGAGAGAGGGGGGTCACAGCCAGTGTCCCAGCACTTGGCCTGTGCCTTCTTGCGCACCACTTCTGTGGTCTCACCCCCACTGTGGCTAACGGGACTGCAACGGGGGAGTTGAAGCTGCTCAGTTTAGAGAGACATGCCTGGGTGCGCTGCCCTGTCCTTGCACAAACTGGATAAAACTAGCTGCCGGATATTCAGACCCTGGAGGTTAAGCCTAactccaacttttaaaaaatatttacttatttagctaTAGCTGTGTCAGGACTTAGTTGCAGCTCGCAGGCTCTGTTGCCCCGGGGCATGGGAgatcttagttctgtgaccagggattgaacccacatcccctgcactggaaggcgaattcttcaccactggaccaccagggaggtccctcaagGCTATTAGCTCTTAGATGGAGTCTGGCTCAACAACGAATGGGGCCATCTTAGTAAAGGCAGTCAGAGACAGGCTGTGGAGTGCAGGAGCTCCAGAAACAAGGTCACGGGAGACAAAGACTGTAGTTTGTCTTCCTTTTCccaaaaatttattttagcaGAGAGAAGATGGGTTAATGCAGTAGAGAACGGTCCTGGCCACAGAACGAGCTGGGGTTTGCCTCTGAATAGGAGAGCTGGCCCATACTTTGAGGATCATTTCCTGAAGACAAAGGTCAGCGCCAGCCCACAGTAAGAGGACAGACTGGCCCTGTGGCCTGGAATGCTGTACTGGGGTCACTCATGAGTCAGTGTGATTATCAAGGACGGTGTTTCCCCTCAGAGGCTGCTTCTATTCTTATAGACTGTTACGACCGCCACGGTGATAAACCACACACAGCAAGTCATCACTGCTGCATTCTCAGACCTCACGCGAGTCCCTTCAACATGGACTGTTTGTCACATAATGAAGCTCTCCACATCGCCCTGCATAAAAAGGCTGAAGACGCAAAGCATCTCAATAGCATTCCCTTCCTGAATGCTGAGACGTGAACGTGGAGATCGCAGCACATGCCTGCCATCTGTATTTGTACTTGTCAACAGCTCTGTTTGGGGATAAACAGTTTTGAAGTAAGAATCAATTCAACTTGTTGGAAGATTAGCCGAGGAACAGCTCACAAGACCAAAACAGAACATGAAGTcagaaagcctttaaaaaaaaaaaaaagtcaagcacaattttctgtttctcactAAACACTTTTGTCACAACCCAAGATAAAGAGCTGGTTGCTGGAATTTGGGGGCAGAGAGACAGGGAAAAATGTATTTGCTcaagtgaaaaattcttcaacTCGGAACAAATGTCTTTGCTACAATGTAACTGGAAATCATTCACTGACCTCTAGGAGACTGCAGTCAAGAAAAAAGTCATTTCAGCATTTACACTTTGTTTCACGGTTCTACGATATGAAGGTATCCACAGGGGACAACTCGCATTGGTACAAGTGAATAATACAGTCCTTTGTTACCATAAAAACGGCAGCATTTCCTGAAGTTGATCTTGATTAAAAGTAGTTCCATGGTTGAAAACACTACTCCACCATAGAGCTATTAGAACAGAGAGAGATGGCAAGGGGGAAATAAAGACATAATACCAAAAGGGAGGTCAGGGGAGAAGTTAGTAAAAACAGGATGCTACAGACTGGTGGGCGATAACAACAGAATTGCTTTTAGAAGCAGCTGATGTGAGCGAATGAAGGGGTGCGGGAACCTGGCAGCCCCATCTTCTACAAAACAAATGAGAACACGTGTGCTCCACTTGGAAGGACATTCATTTTCCCCTTAGACGACGTCATTTATAAAAGAGCAAATTGGTGGTTTGTACTTAAGAGACCGAACCCTTTTCAAGCCCGTCAGGGAGTGATAAATTATTGAAGCATGGTTTTATTTTTGGTGTGCACACAGTAAGACCTTGTGAAACACTGCTGTTCGTTTTCCCGgggttattaattaaaaaataattgtttccaATCACTCTGTGATCTTTAAGctaaaaccagacaaaatatCACACATGCCTCTCCAgactcttctctcctctccttcctcatccTGCCCCCACATCCTTCGGCCAGGAAACGGGTGCAGCTTCACAGGGGGGCTCCTGGCACaggcctgcagtgcagaaggcaGACGGCTGCAGGCGGAAGACCAACATGATGGCCACACCATTGTCTCAGGTTCCTTCAGCCGCAGTGCCCAGATGTATTTGTTGCTCTGAGAGCCAGCGTAAACGGTTCAGGGAATACAGCAGGATTGAGGGAAGTGCGTAAACAGAGTGGGAAACCCTCCTCGCGGGAGCCACATGAAGAGGAGCCGCCCTGTGCCAAGTGACGTGGTTGCTGGAGCTCTGCTCCCAGACGAGGTACTCAGCTGGAGCTGGAGAGAAAGGCTTTCCAGGAGCCCCTCCCTAAGCAAGGGCTCCGAGAAATTCTGCCCGTCACAGACGAGCAACTGGAACCTGAAATGAGTTTACAaactccaggcctccctttcaTGCAAGTGATGGGTCAGACTGCACAGGACTGGCTCCTCCCCGCCACGTTCCCAAAATGAGAGGACGGCGTGGGAGTCCAGCTTCCGAAAAGGGAGCAAGAAAACCCACCCGGTGAACTGCATCCAAAAGATGCAAAATGACTGTGCACAGGCTTGGCATCACAGGAGTGTTTCCAcctgcctggcaggctgcagccctcaGAACCGCCCCACTCCTTTTGTGGAAGCACCACCTACGAGACCCCCAATTCTATTTCCTATCAAGGTGGTGGAGCAGAGGCTGAGCGTCTGGTCTTGGGGAAGCTACGCAGCCTCAGACCTGAGACTGGACGCCTGGTGGCACGTCTTCCTTAGAGCAACCTGCATGGCAAACACGAGAGGACACGAGAAGGCCGTCTCTACAGAGTTTTATTAGCCTCACGCCCATCATTTCAGTCAGTCCCACAGACAAAGCAGTCAGATCAAATGGCGTTGCTTGAAAACTTCCAtgtagggagaaaaaaattttcttgccactttaaaaaaaaaaaaaaaatctttttgctttctgcacACTGACATAGAGGTAAAAGAAAATGACTGCAACTTAAATATGAAAGAATTCTTTACAATTAAATCCACAAGTTTACACATGTATCTCAATCATGTGTCAGTGAAAAATCACCAACTatttcaaaagaggaaaaattatatgacagaagaaacaaaaaacttgATAAAAAATATATCTCGGTATGAAAAGTACTGTGTCTTGGTGTCTTCACATCCTCCTCTTCTGTGTACTTATAtacaacactgaaaagaaaaaaatgaacaaactgaaACAAACTGCTCTTAAGTATCATAACAGCCAGTTTTAACGACATACAGACTTCAGCCTGATACCTCTGCAAATTTCAGAGTAATCTTCAAACCACACAATAAGTTCTAGAACTACTGTAAGGCTAATTTTATGatttgagacctgggtttgatgtctCAGAGGACTGTGTTCTGGTCTTAGCCATACATCTGGCTAGACTTGCAAATCATGAACAAGGGGATAAAATAACATGTATGTGAAAGTCTCTGGAATCTTAGAATGGTTTATAAATTGCAGGTATAACAATTACACTTATAGTCAAAGCATATTAGTAAATCTACCAGGCCAGACTTCAGACTAAAAACAGTTAGTTGCATCCGTCTCTTCAATATAATCACTAAActtcttgtttacttttttaaagttacatcAGGGTAAACAACAGCTGAggagttttaaatttttgttaaagaCACCAAAGTCCTTCTTCTGAGTTCCCTGTAAAGGGTCAACCTTTGGTGTTATCCAAAGTCTTACTCAGCTAGTCCTCTCATGACCACCCACACAAACTCTTCAGGGTATGTGTGGCACATCTGAACCAGACCACACTGGTCGACCGGCTCACGGGAGGCAAATTTCCAGCAGGGGTTACCACCCCTTCCACCCCGGCGCCTACCCCGATTCTGACAGCTTTGTACAAAGTGAACACTGACAGATATCTTGATCAAAGGATATGGTACAGATTAATCAGATAAGCCAGGATCCTCTTTAAGAGGCTAGGATGTGAATTATGGAGTCTAAAGATAACTAACCACCACTAATTACCCCATGGAAAAGGTTATATAAAGGAAAGCATCAGAAGGACAGTGGAAACACCCCAAGGAAACTGGCCAAGTTTGAGATGTTGAGTGTTATGTGAAAGGATCCACCTTATCACCTCTCACAGAACCCATAGCTGACTGCTGTTATCAGCTGTCTTGAGATGAGGAAAGATCATTAACATTTCTCCGTGAGTGGAAAGagtcaaataaaaacaatattaaagaTAGGAGGCCTATTCTTCTTCACACTGGAAGAACTAAAAAGGGAAGATACGATGTGAcccaaatgtttatagcaacactatttactaGAGTCAAGACATAAAAGCAACattaagtgtccactgacagatgacagacagatggataaagaagggtacatggaatattatacaatggagtattactcagccataaaaaagaacaaaataatgccacttgcagcaacatgcatggacccagaaattatcatactaagtgaagtaagtcagatagagaaaaagaaatatcatatggtatcacttatatgtggaatctaaaaaaatgatacaaatgaacttatttacaaaactgaagcAGATACCGAAAACAAGCTCATGATTACCACAGAGGAAGTGGGaacagataaattaggagtttaggaatagcagatataaactactatacaTAGATAAAAACTATAAAGAGAGACATATAGTTTTATCTTTATGTAGATATCTctctatatagtttttatttatataaaggtccgtatagtcaaagctatgtttttccagtagtcatgaacagacTTAAGAGTGGGACCATtaataaggctgagcaccaaagaactgatgcttttgaactgtggtgttggaggagactcttgagagtcccttggactgcaaggagatcaaaccaatcaattctaaaggaaatcaaccctgaatactcattggagggactgatgctgaagctgaagctccaaaactctggccacctgatgggaagagccgagtcattggaaaagaccctgatgctgggaaagattgaaggcaaaaggagaggggggatgcagaggacaagatgattagatagcatccccaactcaatggacatgagtttaagcaaactccaggagatggtgaaggacagggaagcctggtgtgttgcagtccatgaagttgcaaaaaagacacaactgagccactgaacaacaacaacaaatgcagataaaccacaaggtcctactgtagaggacagggaattatattcaattttataaactataatggaaaaaaatcttaaaataatatatatacattcagttatatatgtgtgtgtgtgtgtatatgtgtgtgtatgtgtatataactgaatcactttgctatacaccagaaacacaatactgtaagtcaactactttaataacaaatttttaaataaaataaaatgaagacataaTGTGAAGCAATATGGTACTGTATAGACAGGAGATAGAATATCTACCATAAAAGTCAGGATGTTTAGTTCACAGCAAAGAGATCTAATTGTAAGGAGGTGGAAGAACTTATCCAGAACTGGAGGATgcacaataataaaaaaacagaaatctagaGTCGCAGAACTCCATTTGGGAGATGAGACCAAAAAGCAGGGATGGGTCAAAGGATAAATCCCCACAGTTTTGAGGTCTTCCCTTGAGTACCTTCAGAGCCATATTTCCTCTTTGGTCATCTTTGCCAAACTAAGGGATTCAAATCTCCCACAAGAAAAGCATTTCAAAGCTTGACAGAGAAACAGGACAAGTTAACTGTCAAATGATGCAAACCAAAGGTAGCAGGGAAATACTGGCCATTCTCAGAGCCAGAGTTCCAACTGCCAGGTGAAAGACGGCGTTGGGGGAATATAACACATTGTATCCGAGAACAGAGCTCAGCGCCAGTGTACCAAGGCCCTCGTCAAGCACagggagggaaaaagagaatTTCTAGTTCCAAAATGCCGTGAAGCACCTAAAAGAAAAACTGGCCACAGCAAAGATTTTACAGGAAATTAGAATTTAAAAACCAACAAAGCAAAACTAAAACTGAATTATCCAGTAAACCTGCTGGTGATCTGATTATAAAGAAAGAGGCCTATTGTGGATGCTATATAACTGTAGAGTGAAGGGCTGTTACCATTGTTTCCTCGGATAAATGCATCCCCATACTTATTCTTCAGCTGTCCATTTACATACTCCTCTGTCTGCTCCAAGGCTATATTCATGTAGCCATCCAGGCAAGCCAGGACCCCTGCAGACGGATTCAAAGAGGAGACACACAAAGCAAAAGAGTTGAAAATTACAGGGTATACCTGAGAGCTGACAATCTCTTCATTCATTAGCTCTTACATGCTTAATATAAAAATTCACACTGTAAATGCAACTCAATAGAGGGAAGCACAAAAAGTCTTTGCTTTCTCTCCGTCTGAATGGAGGTCAAGGCCCATACAGCACCAAGGCCATCGCATACCCACAACTGATGGCAGCAAAAACAAGGAGCTGCTGCCTTCCTCAATGGATGCGTGGCAACAATGGCAAACTTTTAAAACCTTCACAAAAGCAACACAGAAAGAATATTCCAAGTAAAATCCCATTCTTTGACAGCTAAAGACAGGAGCAGGCAGTTAGGCGCGAACAAATGAGCACGAGCCACGCCTCCTCACGCCCCCGGCATGGCATTTCTGACTTCGGCCACTAAGGGAAATATGGCTCTGGCCGGTTTATCTCGTTCTGTCACAACATCCCGTGCAGCAGATGAATGTGGTCCAGGGTTAAAAGGAAGTCTCCACAACGTGTTAAAATAATGGAGAAGAGGAGACAACAGGTGTCCTGAAAGAACATCTTCACGCTGGGACTCCCGGTGAAGCGAGACGTGAGCGCGCAGGCCCCAGGCTGCTTCACAGCACACCCCTCTCCCTGTCGCTCCACGCAGAATCTTTCCCAATCCGGACAGATACAGAAAAACTGCCAAAACATCCCAGGCTTTTTAGGAAATTGTTCAAGTGAATCTTTTCAATTGTGTTAACATGGCATCAATTTTGCAAGATTTGATCTGATGatccttcatttaaaaagactAAGATATGTAAACCACTGACTTCTGAGTTTCTAATTTCAAGTGGCATTTTCCAGAAAGACAatttaagtaaaaacaaatactACAAACTTGATTCGATTAACCAAGTCGACAGTTCCATTTAGTCTCAATTTCGTTAATATGCTCCTCACTCTCTGCCTTTGCCCCCATTATCCTCTCAACAAAAAGTTTCTTTTCaaaactgtgtgtgtctgtgataaGAGCCCAAGACAGTAAGCTAACAAACCCTCCTACAGGCTGCGAACTTTCAAAACATCAGCATGGATTgggaataattaataattatttcctatcagaagaaaagctgaagctacaactttatggtttctttcctgCTATATCTAAACCACAGCCATAAGTGAGCAAGAAACTTCTGAGACAAGCTacataaatgtttgaaaattaattaaaagcatttaaaataaaatcttcccttctaataaaaatattctcacagcaaagggttgtttttttttttaagaaaaaggttcCTAGAGGTTGTAAATATGATCCTCTCCTGTATTTTAATCTAACAAGGTTGAAGGGAAATTGATACAGAGAGCTGGCTTTTCCCCCccagtatttttatttaaccACATTCTTTATAGGATGCCCTCAATAGTGTACATATTCTTCTAATATATAGAAGCCATGGCCAGACattcataaaaggagaaaaattacagTTAATACCCATATGAAAGGTTGCTGTAACTTActaatcaaagaaatacaaatgaaaggaGTTATTACTTGTGGAACTAGAATGGAAAAGTCGAAAGCAAGGCTAACCCAAGAATTGAGAAAAACACAGACAAGAACAAACCATCTGCCCTGATAGGGGCCAGTTGGTACCCTCTCTGACTCTGAGATCCTAGCCctagcccacaaaaataaaaccgTGGTCCATACACTCATGGTACTCCTCTGCAGCCATTCAACTGTCTGTATCATGAGAGAACTGAAGGcatttttctaatgttaaaaaaaaaaaaaaccagaatgcACATACAACTGATCCCACTTATGTAAAACTATGCTTCTATGGAGACAGATCCAAGTGGGTAAGGCTGATTATCTCTGGATGGTGGAATTTGGGGAGATTTAGCTttcttctcagagaaggcaatggcaacccactccagtactcttgcctggaaaatcccatggatggaagagcctggtaggctgcagtccatggggtcactaggagtcggacgtgactgagagacttcactttcacttttcactttcatgcaatggagaaggaaatggcaacccactccagtgttcttgcctggagaatcccagggatgggggagcctggtggactgccgtctatggggtcgcacagagttggacatgattgaagcgactcagcagcagcagctttcttctatgtacagacttccctggtggatcagggtaaagaacctgcctaccaatgcaggggacgcaggtttgatccctgggtcaggaagatctcctgaagaaggaaatggcaactcactccagtattcttgcctggagagtcccacggacagaggggcctggagggctacagtccatagggtcccaagagtcagatacaacttagtgactaaaccaccaccattcagTATAAAGTCTCTAATTCCATTACAAAAATCAAATTACACTGGAGATATGTTATTAATGTTCAGAAACTAATACATAGACAGCAAAGTATTTCTTAACAAGGCTTTTGAGTCAAGCTTAAGTCTGAGTCCTAGGTCCTCCCTTACTAGGTGGGGATAATCAACAGAGATCTCAAAAGGATTTACGTGATgacaagataaaaattaaagtgaTTCATGCACACTGGACCCATAGTAATCTCTCAATAAAATTAAGTTTTGCATGTGTGGAAAGTGGAAAAATCTCAAGAGACTAGAATCATTATTCAGGAGAGTGAGCAAGAAAAAGCTTTACAACTCTGCTAATGAATTAGCTATCTACAATTGTGAAATATTCCCAGTAATTTAACATATCTTAATTTTGGAAGGTTAGGAATTTAGTTATTTCGGAAAGTGAAACTGGATACCTTTCTTCCACAAAGTTAGTTTCAGCAGTGTCAGAGCCTCTTAAAAGGGGCACTTCATTCTCTCCAAGAACAAGATGTCTTTGGACACCCCACACATTACGTGAGTGGGAAGTTCACGCTGTGAAATGATACTGCCTAAATAGCTGCTCGCCAATCTTGACTACTTCCACAAAAACAAATGTGACTGGGCCAAGGAGTTCTTCAGAA of Bos indicus isolate NIAB-ARS_2022 breed Sahiwal x Tharparkar chromosome 17, NIAB-ARS_B.indTharparkar_mat_pri_1.0, whole genome shotgun sequence contains these proteins:
- the LSM6 gene encoding U6 snRNA-associated Sm-like protein LSm6 translates to MSLRKQTPSDFLKQIIGRPVVVKLNSGVDYRGVLACLDGYMNIALEQTEEYVNGQLKNKYGDAFIRGNNVLYISTQKRRM